The region TCGATTTCCTGCAACTACGAAATTatacaaaatattaaaataactAACCATGATTGATTTCGACATGGTTTAATTATCAACAgctaaataatgataaaataattatGGATTTTTCCAGTGTGTGTCCATGGGCACATGCTAAGAAAGTTTGATAAATGAGTTGTAAAAATTTGATTGGTGGAGAGCTTATTAATAAAAATGGACCCCCTGCATGCACAAAAATCCCCACCAATCAAATTTTTACAACTCATGTATCACATTTTCTTAACATGTACCCATGTGCACACACTAGACAAACcgaataattatttataatttaatttcaATAATTTTACTTGGGTACAATTTATTAAATTCCTTCCCATTAACTCCCAAGAAAAATCTCGATGACcggataaaataaaataatgtataTTTATTATACACTATCAAATACTTGCAATAGCTGATTTAATAAATTCAATAGTATTTGCTATTTTTATTTTAATCTAGATCGTGATTCGTACATGGATACCAAGTTTTTTTTGCTAATTGATTACACACACGCACATAGTCGAACTCCTGATCTCCCGCAAGTAGGTACAAGAGTTCAACTATTACACCAATACTTTGTTCGCGGATACCAATTATCTATGATGATACACTTTGATAACATAATGCAAATCAATTTTGAGTGGATGTAATAGCGTTTAATGATACTCCTCGAGAAAAGACTCATTTGTCACGTTTCGTAATGGGCGATTCCATCGTTTATAATCGAAAAGAAAGGTCAGAAGAGGTTTTTCAAACCAGAAGAGGCCTTTATAAACTGGGCTATTGTTATAGCGTGTCTCTGTAAAGTGGAATTCATCCTTTGTTTTTTCCTTTCCATTCACTCGGATCTCTTCCGTTTCATCGATTTTGTCCGGATCCTCCTTTTCTTCCGAAAAAAGGGAAGGAGAGCATTCGGTTTAGTCATATAAAACCTGTACCGATTATTATTTTGATTTTCGGGAATAACTTAAATCATTATTTCGGTTTCAGTTTTAAACTGAATTAAATTCAGTTCGATTTTTATAGTTATTTATTATCATTTTAGTCGTTTAACTAAAAAATGATTCGGGTTCAGTTTATCAAATGTTCAACCCTACTTGGTACCAGGTcagtttcaaaaatttctcatTTGTCACATTATATTTCagattattttgaaaaaaaaagtgAGAACCCTATGGTATCCTAGcgaaacaaaataaaaaaaactccactttttttttcaaataataTGTGCCTTGCTATAATTGGTAGAAAAATAGTAAATAATATGAGTTATATTTTCGTTAATTAATAATATGAATTATCCGTTATAATATAACAACGCCATTTAAATTTTTCACTCAACACATTATTATTTGGGATAATTTTTAAAAACGTTTATTGGGTCTCCTGACATTAATTTTATCAGttagattttttttatattttcctTTTATAAAAACCTTTTCATGttttaaatatttacaaaaagaGTTGAGATTTTGAGAGTCAGACTCCCGTGCTAGCCTCTTCACGGTTCTTCCTCCCCCTTCCCCTCGCTCTCCCATACTCCTTTCTACTTATCAATTTTTTCAATAAAAATCCTTTTTGAATGAATCTTGTTGGGTATCTTGTTATAAGGTTATTAATCGTGTTAATATTTTTGGAATGTTAGTGTGTtatgttttaatatttttatgtgttCAATGACTTTTGGTTATTTTTTCTGAGAATAATTTATATGTTGGGAAAATTTTAAGACTTCCATAGATATGGGATGAGTTCATCTTTCGTAataaattattcatattttagAGGTGTTTGTTATTCTAATAGCGATTGAAGTAATTCGTAGTTTTGAATATTGCGCTACATATGACACTTATATTAATATCAATTCTAATGTTACTCATTTCATATTTGATATATGTTAGTTTTTCCGAAATGTTATTGTAATATATTTTagattaaaaaatttaaatattcaatattttaaGTGATCTGAAAATTAAACAGCTATTTATTTAGATTACATTTTATTTCACAATCACATTGTAATTACCAGCTTGGAGACTTGTTCCGACTTGAtttcaatatttaaaaaaaattccgTGTTTGTTCGTAAAGAACAAAAAGTTCCAGAATAGGAAGAGAGATTCTCGTCAATTATTTCCTTTACTTGAGATTAGGGTAACGTTTCTATTACTTCAAGAAAACAGGACAAAATCGACTGTCAAAAACGATCGGTTAAGAATCCAAACGGTCGGTTAAAAGTGTCATAACCGACCATAGGCCGTGGTATGTTTTAGCGTGATCGGTTATTAACTTTGGTCGAGTGTAACCCTCATAACTGACCAACATTATGACCGGTTAAGTGCCTGGGCATTTTACTCAAATTTGGGGTCACTGTGTACACACACGTGTTGCCATGTCACTGTGTCATAACCGACCataggtggtcggttatgtctatttttaaaaagTTGACTGTAACTCATAATCGACCGCGTCGTATATTTTGTAAAACATAAGCGAGAAGGAAAAGGACCCAGAAGAGGTAAGCTATTATCTGAAATTTGTCGGAAAAAAAAAAAGTAGTAAAGATTTGCTAACCAGGATAGTTCGTTATACGGTACACCTCTATCCCCACCAATTTTTTATTctcttaaaaattttataatataaaaaatgctaaaattttaaaatattttacaagTTTCCAAAAATATTAAAACTTTTATAATATGGAAAATAGTTACATCTATTATTTATCTTCATTATACCTATTTtatacataaaatatttataatcacatcatttttttaatttttatttattactATTATTTTTCTTAACCTAGATGAGAGCGACCCAATTACGGGTACTGTTTAAGCTACAATTTTGaatttattcttttctttttttccaAGTCATTCCACTTTTTCTTTTGTCTGATCAAGTCTTCCCCTTTCACTTGAGAGGCTTCAAAGAAAAAAAACTAATGAAGGCCCTGCACTTAAGTTTGCTCGTTTTTCTGTTTCTCGAAGATATCTTAACATTTGTACAATTACCAGTCAAAAAAATAAATGATATCTTACAATTTTATTAAAACTGGACATGCATGTGTTATACTACATTTTTGGTAAATATTTCTGTAAAAAATTTGAGATATCTAGCACTAATCGAAACCAAGTTTAAAACTAAATTATTTAAGGtgatattaatattttaatacttCTATTATTTTTAAGTTGACGTGTCGTATACCAGTATTATCGGGTCTAATGTCAAGTGAACGCAATTAAGCTTGATTTTCTACTACATACGGAGCATGTACATTTAAAAGGTCACATCCACGAAAAGTTTCATATTATATAATTTCCATCCACTTTGAAAGAGCTTTCAAATTCATCAAGAAGGTGGTAGAGATGTCAGCTGCTGGTGATATCACGGAAGCACTTCTCGAGGACATTTCTGATGAAAGGGAACTTTGCTTTTGCATCATACTTAGTCTTTCACTTCAAATATTCTTAAATATTGGTGGAAACTTTAGAAGGTTAGCATCCAGCAAATGGATTGTTAGTTTTCTGTGGTTAGCTTATTTGCTTGCAGATATTGTTGCTGTTTTTGCACTCGGACTCACTGTCAGCAAGCAACGTTTGTATGTGAAATATTGCAATGCCTTTGGAGCCTTTAGTCAAAACTATCCAACACCCGATATTCCTATTTTCTGGGCTCCTTTTTTACTGATACACCTTGGCGGTCCAGACACCATCACTGCTTTTGCACCCGAGGACAATGAACTGTGGCCCAGACATTTGATTTATCTGGCTTCACAGTGCGTTGTGGTTACTTATATCTTCTACCAGTCTGTACAATTTGATAACAAAGTAGTGGCTCCAACGCTACTCATTTTGTTGTGTGGATTTATCAAGTGCGTGGAGCGTGCAGCTGCTCTGTATTATGGAAGTGCAAAGAGCTTCCGCAATTCCATGCTTTTGAAATCTGATTTGGATGCCAGTATTACGGAGAAAGAGCCCAAACTTGTGCTCGTAAaaaatggaaatgctgctttaTCTCATTTACAAGCATTGCAGTATGCTTTTGTGTACTTCACGGTGTTCAAAAAGCTTGCTGTGGATCTCATTCTCAGCGTCCATGAACGGAACCAGAGCCGGTTGTTTTTCCTTGAAACATCTTGTGAATCCGCTTTCAGGTTAGTCGAGATAGAGTTGAATTACCTTTATGATGTTCTTTTCACTAAACTCCCGGTGCTGCATCAGAAGCTTGGCTACTGCAGTCGAAGTTTATCGTTCCTTGCAGTTGTTATTGCATTAAAGCTCTATGTTTCTCAGATGGGCACTTACTATGTAGGCAATTTGGAGGGAAAAATCACTCTAGTTTTGTTTATTGGAGCGGTTGTGTTAGAGGTGATCGCATTTTATGGGCTACTTTTTTGTGACTGGACAGTTCTAAATCTCGGGCCTTTGTCTAATGCAAACCCCAAAGGTAACATTTGCAAAGATcaatttcttaatttcttactgtTTGTTATAAGGACTAGGAGTAGATTCCTACATTGGTTTCTTCGCTTTGTTGGACTTAAAAATCTTCGTCATGGGTCAAAATTTACTGATAGCAGGTGGGCTAATTCTTTGTCGACATTCAATTTGATATCTTATTGTGTACAAAGACATTCAAAAAGGATGGAAAATTTTTATAGTTATTTTGGCCTTCTCAGCTTTCTAAATGAGATCTGGTATGTAAAACCGCAAGAAGTCTCTCGTAATATGACTGGTTTCATTTTTGATGAACTGAAAATGAAAGCCGAGATGGCTGACAGTTTAGCCATTGCTAAAGTAATATGTTCTTCCAAAGGAGAGTGGGTACTTGAAAATGAAGGCCAAATtacttttattccttttattGCTAATTATAACTATGATGATATCGTTCTTCTGTGGCACATTGCTACCGAAATCTGCTACAACGACAGCCAAGATCAACTGACTGATAAAGAACAATGTGTCACTGCAAAGAAGCTATCAGACTACATGCTCTATCTTATGGTCATGAAACCTGATATGATGTCGGCAATTTCTGGCATTGGCGAAATAAAGTTCCGAGATACTTGCACTGAGGTTGGCGAATTACTTGACACTAATTTACCAGAACTGAAGAAGAGAAAGTCTGGCAAGGAAGAAACGGAAGCGTTACAAAGAAAGGCTTGTGAAACAATTCTCAGCATCAACAGAGAAATTGAACCGGCTGCTGTACCTAGGGATAGAAGTATACTTTTCACTGCATCTGTATTGGCCAAAGATCTAAATTTGTTACCATCAGAGAAAAAGTGGTTGATTATTAGCAAATTGTGGGTAGAACTGCTATCATATGCAGCAAGTCATATCAAGTCAAGTGCTCATACCGAACAGCTAAGCAGAGGGGGTGAGCTTATAACTATTGTTTGGTTACTGATGGCTCATTTTGGCTTGGGAGATCAGTACGAGATCAACCCACTAAGGCAAGCATAATTGATTGCTAATGCAGAAGTTTGTCATCTGTCAAATAATTAACATGCCGTGATTCGACAAGTTATGAAGTTTTCTATGTATTGTTTTAATCAAGTTT is a window of Apium graveolens cultivar Ventura chromosome 11, ASM990537v1, whole genome shotgun sequence DNA encoding:
- the LOC141696823 gene encoding uncharacterized protein LOC141696823 — encoded protein: MSAAGDITEALLEDISDERELCFCIILSLSLQIFLNIGGNFRRLASSKWIVSFLWLAYLLADIVAVFALGLTVSKQRLYVKYCNAFGAFSQNYPTPDIPIFWAPFLLIHLGGPDTITAFAPEDNELWPRHLIYLASQCVVVTYIFYQSVQFDNKVVAPTLLILLCGFIKCVERAAALYYGSAKSFRNSMLLKSDLDASITEKEPKLVLVKNGNAALSHLQALQYAFVYFTVFKKLAVDLILSVHERNQSRLFFLETSCESAFRLVEIELNYLYDVLFTKLPVLHQKLGYCSRSLSFLAVVIALKLYVSQMGTYYVGNLEGKITLVLFIGAVVLEVIAFYGLLFCDWTVLNLGPLSNANPKGNICKDQFLNFLLFVIRTRSRFLHWFLRFVGLKNLRHGSKFTDSRWANSLSTFNLISYCVQRHSKRMENFYSYFGLLSFLNEIWYVKPQEVSRNMTGFIFDELKMKAEMADSLAIAKVICSSKGEWVLENEGQITFIPFIANYNYDDIVLLWHIATEICYNDSQDQLTDKEQCVTAKKLSDYMLYLMVMKPDMMSAISGIGEIKFRDTCTEVGELLDTNLPELKKRKSGKEETEALQRKACETILSINREIEPAAVPRDRSILFTASVLAKDLNLLPSEKKWLIISKLWVELLSYAASHIKSSAHTEQLSRGGELITIVWLLMAHFGLGDQYEINPLRQA